Proteins from a single region of Pseudomonas quebecensis:
- the mtnA gene encoding S-methyl-5-thioribose-1-phosphate isomerase produces the protein MRDRLLAAEKVKAIDWRDGTLHLLDQRALPSRESWIACATVDEVAQAIRAMVVRGAAAIGISAAYGLVLAARARIAEGGDWQAGWEEDYALLADTRPTASNLFWALKCMRERLDRLKPHADPLVALEAEAVAIHESDREANLTMAQLGVELIRRHQGNAQAILTHGNAGALATGGVGTALGVIRGAFLEGMVEQVYVNETRPWLQGSRLSAWELAGEGIPVLVNADSAGAHILKTKGVTWVIVGADCIAANGDVIGKIGTYQLAVCAMHHGVRFMVVAPSSTLDLMMATGDDVALEQRDAGELLEVAGQRLDVGAYNPVFDVTPADLIDVIVTEKGIVERPDTAKLAKLMCRKRLH, from the coding sequence ATGCGCGATCGACTGTTGGCAGCGGAGAAAGTGAAGGCCATCGATTGGCGCGACGGCACGCTGCACCTGCTCGACCAACGTGCCTTGCCGTCCCGGGAGAGTTGGATAGCCTGCGCCACGGTGGATGAAGTGGCGCAGGCCATTCGCGCGATGGTCGTGCGTGGCGCGGCAGCCATCGGTATCAGCGCCGCCTATGGCCTGGTGCTCGCCGCTAGGGCACGCATCGCCGAGGGCGGTGACTGGCAGGCCGGTTGGGAAGAAGACTACGCACTGCTCGCCGATACCCGTCCAACCGCGTCGAACCTGTTCTGGGCCCTCAAGTGCATGCGCGAGCGCCTCGACCGTCTCAAGCCGCACGCCGATCCGCTGGTTGCGCTGGAAGCCGAGGCCGTCGCGATTCACGAGAGCGACCGCGAAGCCAACCTCACCATGGCGCAATTGGGCGTCGAACTGATCCGCAGGCACCAGGGCAATGCCCAGGCCATTCTGACCCACGGCAACGCGGGCGCGCTGGCTACCGGCGGCGTCGGTACGGCGTTGGGAGTGATCCGCGGTGCCTTCCTGGAAGGCATGGTCGAGCAGGTTTATGTCAATGAAACGCGCCCGTGGCTGCAAGGCTCGCGCCTGAGCGCCTGGGAGTTGGCCGGCGAAGGCATCCCGGTACTGGTGAATGCCGACTCGGCCGGCGCGCATATCCTCAAGACCAAAGGGGTGACCTGGGTGATCGTGGGTGCGGACTGCATCGCCGCCAACGGTGATGTGATCGGCAAGATCGGCACCTATCAACTGGCGGTCTGCGCCATGCACCACGGCGTGCGTTTCATGGTGGTGGCGCCGAGTTCAACCCTGGACCTGATGATGGCTACCGGCGATGACGTTGCGCTGGAGCAGCGCGATGCTGGCGAGTTGCTGGAGGTGGCGGGGCAGCGCCTGGATGTGGGGGCCTACAACCCGGTGTTCGACGTGACCCCTGCCGACCTTATCGATGTGATCGTGACCGAAAAAGGCATCGTCGAGCGGCCGGACACCGCGAAATTGGCCAAGTTGATGTGCCGTAAGCGGCTGCACTGA
- a CDS encoding TRZ/ATZ family hydrolase: MTATAAPLDILLLPTWLVPVEPAGVVLKEHALGIRDGRIAFIGPRAAALKLQATEVRELPGMLLSPGLINAHGHAAMSLFRGLADDLPLMTWLEKHIWPAEAKWVDEAFVRDGTDLAIAEQLKGGISCFSDMYFYPKVASDCVHNSGMRAQIAIPILDFPIPGAGSADEAIRQGIELFGDLKHHPRIKITFGPHAPYTVCDANLEKIRVIAEELDAAIHMHVHETAFEVQQAVEKTGERPLARLGRLGLLGPRFQAVHMTQISEDDLVLLVESNTSVIHCPESNLKLASGFCPVERLWQAGVNVALGTDGAASNNDLDLLGETRTAAMLAKAVAGSATALDAHRALRMATLNGARAMGLENEIGSLEVGKAADIVAFDLSGLAQQPIYDPVSQLIYATGRDSVKHLWVAGKQLLDDRQLTRMDEQQLTATAIAWGRRISGQHE; encoded by the coding sequence ATGACCGCCACTGCCGCCCCGCTCGACATCTTGCTGCTGCCGACCTGGCTGGTGCCTGTGGAGCCGGCCGGCGTGGTACTCAAGGAACATGCCCTGGGGATTCGCGACGGGCGCATTGCCTTTATCGGCCCGCGGGCGGCGGCACTGAAGCTGCAGGCCACCGAGGTGCGTGAGCTGCCGGGCATGCTGCTCAGCCCCGGCTTGATCAATGCCCACGGGCACGCGGCGATGAGCCTGTTTCGCGGCCTGGCCGACGACCTGCCGCTGATGACCTGGCTGGAAAAACACATCTGGCCCGCCGAGGCCAAGTGGGTCGACGAGGCCTTCGTACGCGACGGCACCGACCTGGCGATCGCCGAACAGCTCAAAGGCGGGATCAGCTGTTTCTCCGACATGTACTTCTACCCCAAGGTCGCCAGCGACTGCGTACACAACAGCGGCATGCGCGCACAGATCGCGATTCCGATCCTCGACTTCCCGATCCCCGGCGCCGGCAGCGCCGATGAAGCGATCCGCCAGGGCATCGAGCTGTTCGGCGACCTCAAGCACCACCCGCGCATCAAGATCACCTTCGGCCCCCATGCGCCCTACACCGTCTGCGACGCCAACCTGGAGAAAATCCGGGTCATCGCCGAAGAACTCGACGCCGCCATCCATATGCATGTCCACGAAACCGCCTTCGAGGTGCAGCAAGCCGTCGAAAAGACCGGCGAGCGACCGTTGGCACGTCTGGGTCGCCTGGGGCTGCTGGGGCCGCGCTTCCAGGCCGTTCACATGACCCAAATCAGCGAGGACGACCTGGTTTTGCTGGTAGAAAGCAACACCAGCGTGATTCATTGCCCCGAGTCGAACCTGAAACTGGCCAGTGGCTTCTGCCCGGTGGAACGTCTGTGGCAGGCTGGCGTCAATGTAGCCCTGGGCACCGACGGCGCCGCCAGCAACAACGACTTGGACTTGCTCGGCGAAACCCGCACCGCTGCAATGCTGGCCAAGGCCGTCGCCGGTTCGGCCACCGCTCTGGATGCGCATCGCGCGCTGCGCATGGCTACGCTCAATGGTGCGCGCGCCATGGGCCTGGAAAACGAGATCGGCTCGCTGGAAGTGGGCAAGGCGGCGGACATCGTCGCCTTCGATCTGTCGGGGCTGGCGCAACAACCGATCTACGATCCGGTCTCACAGCTTATATATGCCACCGGACGTGACAGCGTGAAACACCTTTGGGTCGCCGGCAAGCAGTTGCTCGACGACCGGCAATTGACCCGCATGGATGAGCAACAGTTGACCGCCACGGCCATCGCCTGGGGCCGGCGCATCAGCGGGCAGCACGAATAA